One genomic segment of Bacteroidia bacterium includes these proteins:
- a CDS encoding sensor histidine kinase, which produces MKLTTVLSIPLFLLLFSISGFSQNPEVVDSLQKLIARTKIDTVKVEALNALAWQYRSNDSTKAFAYLRQAEELALACKDQLGYCLALNERGVVFKNHYKLDEAEACYKKAFQIAQTENSNQMMASVLNNMATLKRIRNNLKGAINDYYQALKRYQAESNYYGMGATYNNIAEVFSMMDQTEESRKYLLKTIGISNKIDKEDNFIIAIAYNNLGFMAYYQDRFKESIEYYEKALAIYRSNRDSNGIADMLIKVGNSLVESGQLQKGKAMIEEGGKIASTQDFSIVVILGKESLAQAFWKEKNYKKAIALLEETIQLSKKFNQRNPIMESYEMLSLIYAEMGDYKSGFELQKQFSALKDSILSADNRSTLAEMEVKYQTEKKELENVKLKEQTATQELKLVQKNGVIAVVFGLLIILALVFSLVYIRNKSKQKSIMDAEILKLQEQKNRAIIEAEEKERIRIAKDLHDGVGQMVSALKLQLSSLETGVNFKSQEEQERFTGMIGLVDETVKEVRSVSHSMMPNALIRSGLNSAVREFVQRISSTDKLKVDLEIVGLNERLEQTTETILFRVLQEIVSNIVKHAEANHVTIQLIRHDNEITLMVEDNGKGFDTSKIQDFEGIGLRNLYSRVEFLQGSIHFDSSLGRGTTVTVDIPLK; this is translated from the coding sequence ATGAAATTAACTACCGTTTTATCCATTCCACTTTTTCTTCTGCTTTTTTCGATTTCTGGTTTTTCTCAAAATCCGGAGGTGGTAGATAGCCTGCAAAAGCTTATTGCACGAACGAAAATAGATACCGTGAAGGTAGAGGCCCTGAATGCCTTGGCTTGGCAATACCGCAGTAATGACAGTACCAAGGCTTTTGCCTATCTTAGGCAAGCTGAGGAGCTTGCCTTGGCTTGTAAAGACCAATTGGGCTATTGTTTGGCCTTAAATGAAAGAGGGGTGGTGTTTAAAAATCATTACAAGTTGGATGAAGCTGAAGCTTGTTATAAAAAGGCTTTTCAAATTGCTCAGACTGAAAATAGCAACCAAATGATGGCCTCTGTTTTGAACAACATGGCTACCTTGAAACGAATTCGAAACAACCTGAAAGGAGCAATCAATGATTATTACCAGGCTTTGAAACGCTACCAGGCCGAATCCAATTACTATGGGATGGGGGCAACCTACAATAATATCGCTGAGGTTTTTTCAATGATGGATCAAACAGAAGAAAGCCGGAAATACTTGCTTAAAACCATTGGAATCAGTAATAAAATAGACAAGGAGGATAATTTCATCATTGCTATAGCTTATAACAATCTTGGTTTTATGGCATATTACCAAGACCGGTTTAAGGAATCCATCGAATATTATGAAAAAGCATTGGCTATTTATCGTTCAAACCGTGATTCCAATGGGATTGCTGATATGCTTATTAAAGTGGGGAATTCATTGGTTGAAAGTGGACAGTTACAAAAGGGGAAAGCCATGATTGAAGAGGGTGGAAAAATCGCTTCAACCCAGGATTTCTCCATAGTAGTGATTTTAGGTAAAGAAAGCCTGGCTCAAGCCTTTTGGAAAGAAAAAAACTATAAAAAGGCCATTGCCTTGTTGGAAGAAACCATTCAACTTTCGAAAAAGTTCAACCAACGAAATCCGATCATGGAAAGCTATGAAATGCTATCGTTGATTTATGCAGAAATGGGCGACTATAAATCCGGTTTTGAATTACAAAAACAATTTTCCGCCCTAAAGGATTCCATTTTATCTGCCGATAATAGGTCCACTTTAGCGGAAATGGAGGTAAAGTACCAAACGGAGAAAAAGGAATTGGAAAATGTAAAACTCAAAGAACAAACTGCTACACAGGAGTTAAAATTGGTTCAAAAGAATGGAGTAATTGCAGTGGTATTTGGGTTGTTGATTATACTGGCTTTGGTTTTTTCCTTGGTTTATATTCGAAACAAGAGCAAACAAAAGTCAATAATGGATGCTGAAATTTTAAAATTGCAAGAACAAAAAAACAGAGCCATAATTGAAGCAGAAGAAAAGGAAAGAATTAGAATTGCCAAGGATTTACATGATGGTGTTGGACAAATGGTTTCGGCTTTAAAACTACAATTGTCCAGCTTGGAAACCGGAGTTAATTTTAAAAGTCAAGAAGAGCAAGAACGTTTTACCGGTATGATAGGTTTAGTTGATGAAACCGTAAAGGAAGTTCGGTCTGTTTCTCATTCCATGATGCCGAATGCCTTGATTAGGTCGGGATTAAATTCGGCTGTTAGAGAGTTTGTTCAACGGATATCTTCCACCGATAAATTGAAGGTAGATTTGGAAATTGTTGGCTTAAATGAGCGTTTGGAGCAAACTACTGAGACTATTTTGTTTAGGGTTTTACAGGAAATTGTTAGCAATATTGTTAAGCATGCCGAAGCTAACCATGTTACCATTCAATTAATTCGCCACGATAATGAAATTACCTTAATGGTTGAAGATAATGGAAAAGGCTTTGACACTTCAAAGATTCAGGATTTTGAAGGGATTGGCCTGAGAAATTTGTATTCCAGAGTGGAGTTTTTGCAAGGTAGTATACATTTTGATTCCAGTTTAGGACGAGGAACAACCGTCACGGTGGATATACCCTTAAAATAG